Within bacterium, the genomic segment ATACGGATGAGGCATGCTTTTTTAAAAAGTATATGCGGGTGGAACTCGGATTTTGCGGGACGTCACGGAAACCCTGCGGGATTTCGACTTCATTTCCGAGCTTTTCCAGAAGGTAACAGTTATTAGTACGAAAAACTTCGTAGAAAAGCACCAAATTACGAAACCTTTCGTAATTGAAAGCGTATAATCAGCTGTAACAAGGGTGCGAGTTGTGGCGAGCGCGGAAGTGAGCGCGTTGGCCGGGTGGGCACGAGTCATGGTTGAAGGGGTGCGATTCGAGGCCTGTACGGAGGCGAGCTGTCCGTTAAAGGGTTGAACATCAGTTTTTTTGGGAGAGCCGGAAATGGCGAGGAATCAAACAACGGATCCGACTCAGGCCGAGTTGGAGATCCTGCAGATCCTCTGGCAGGCTGGGCCTTCAACAGTCCGGGCGGTCAACGCCAGATTACAGGAGAAACGTCCGGTCGGCTACACTACAACGCTGAAGCTACTGCAGATCATGGCGCAGAAAAAATTGGTTTTGCGCTCGGTGCGGGGCCGGAGCCACCTCTACCGCGCCAATCTGGTGCGGGAGCAGGTCCAGGAGCGGCTGGTTGCCAAATTGATCAACGCGGCCTTCTCCGGCTCGGCGATGAACCTGGTGATGCAGGCCTACGGGCGCCACAAGCCCACGGCAATGGAGATCGGCCAGTTGCGGCAGTGGCTCGATGAAATGGAGCGAGGTGAGAAATGAAGCTGTTCGCACTGGTGGCTACTCCCTGGATTAACCTTTTGGGATTGACCCTGCTGCATTCGCTGTGGCAGGGGACGCTCATTGCTCTCGCTTTGGCCGCCGCGCTGCGCTTGAGTCGGAATCAAACGGCACGCCAGCGCTATGGCTGGTGCGTGGCTGCGATCTTGTTCTGGATTACGGCATCGGGTTTCACGTTCTTCGCGCTGACCGGCGCTGCCGGCCGGGACGGTAGCGCCGCCTTGATGTGAACCTGCTGCAAACCCTGATGGAGACTCTCTTTTTTTACCATCCTGCCCTCTGGTGGATCTCGGCGCGCATGCGCGCGGAGCGGGAATTTTGCTGTGATGACTTTGCAATTGAACAGTGCGGCTGCCCCATCCATTTGGCCCGCGCTCTGCTGGAGCTGCAGAATCTGGGGGTCCGGCCGGCTGCACCAACGCCGCTCCCCTCCGCAGCGGGTGAACTGAAAACAAGGATCGAACGGCTCTATACCATGAAGGAGAATGCCATGGATTTGCGAGAAAAAATGGTCGCAATGGTAGTTCTGATCGGACTCGGCCTGGTGCTCGTGCCCCTGCAAGGCATCAGCAAGGCCATCACCCTGTCCGATGATCACAAGAAAAAAACCGAAAAGATCGAGGTGCGGGTGGAGAAGAGCGGCGACGACGAAAAGGTGGTCACGGTCACTGCAGCCGACTCTTGCGTCGATCAGCTGGATAAACTGATCCTGATCGACACGGGCAAAGGACACAGACATATCATCCAGATGAAGGACGGCAAAGCTGTCTCGGTGACCCGGGATGGCAAGGAAATTACGCTGGACTCGCTCAAAAACGAGATGATCGTCCAGGAGCTAGAATCATGGAAGGGAGATGATCAGCCCAAGGTTTTCACCATCGAGACAAGTGGCGATAGCACCCACAAGCAGGTCAACGTCCGGGTGAAAAAGGGAGAGAGGAATGTGGCACTCTGGACGGTGCAGGAGGATGAGGGCAAGACCATCCACCTGGAATCCGGCACCGGGGACAGCCTCCACAGGATCATCCACCTGAAGGTAGTGGATGAATCCGACTCGACCGGTGAACACACGAAAGCGGTCAAAAAGCGGGTGACCATGATCGGCAGGCCGGAGACCAGTGGCCAGCATACCACCAAGCATGACCGTATCAGCGAGAAGATCCGCAAGGAGCTTCTCAACGACGGGATCATCAAGGGCGGTGGCGCGGTGGAATTCAAATTGACCGATAAAGAACTTGTCGTCAACGGTATCAAGCAGTCCGATGCCGCACACAAAAAGTATCTCAAGATCCTCAGCAAGCGTATGGGCCTCGAGGACGACGACAGGATGGAAGTCAAGCTCAATTTCAAGGAGTAAATCGCTTCGACAGCAGGACGGCGGTGGCCACCCTGGAGACAGTCAAAGGCCGCTTGGAATGCCCCCGACGAATCCGACCATTTTATCCGCCGACCGGTGCTGATGCCGCGTCTGATGATCGGCGCCGCTTTTCCCATCTAATCCCCCGCAGGGGAGCCTCGCCTGGCTCCCCTTTTTCTTTCCCCTCAGCAGAATTTAATTAAAAAATCAAAAAAAACACTTGCATGGTAAAATGGAATGTGTATATTAAAACGAAAGGATAAATCATAAAAAGAAATATATCGTAACTTAGCAAGGCCTAAACCACAATGATTTGAAACATCTTTTCTTTTTTCGCCGGATTTTATCATGCTAAATGAAGAACGGCGCAATGCCATTCTCGAAATCCTCTCACAACATCACCGTATCCTTGTATCGGAACTCTCCACCCGATTTTCGACCTCCCCGGTAACCATTCGCAAAGACCTGGAAATCCTCGAACGCCGCGGTTCGCTGCATCGCGTGCATGGCGGCGCCATCGCCGCTAATCCTTCAGTGCTCGATCTGGCATTGACCGAGAAGGAGCGCCTGAACACCCGGGAGAAGGAGCGCATTGCGCGCGCCGCCCTGCAGCTCATCGAGGAGGGTGATGTGATCATCCTGGATTCCGGTTCAACTACCATGGCCATCGCCCGGCAGCTGAAGAGCCGCAAGGGGATCACCATCATCACCAACGCGGTGAACATCGCCTCGGAGCTGGCAGGGAGCGAGAATGAGGTCATCCTGATCGGCGGCACGGTGAGGGAAAAATCCTTCTCCCTGGTTGGTCCGCTCTCTGAGAACGCCATGGCCCGACTGACAGCCGACAAGCTTTTTCTCGGAGTGGACGGCATCAATTTCGAGTATGGTTTCACGACGCCCAATCTGCTGGAGGCCAACATCAACCGGCTGATGGTGCGGGCGGCGACGCAGGTTATTGTAACCGCCGATTATTCCAAATTTGGACGCAAGAGCATGGGCGTGATCGCTGATCTAACAGAGGCCCACAAGATCATCACCGACAGTCGGATTACGGAAACTGATCTGCAGCGGCTGCGCGTTCTGGGGATCGAGGTCATTGTTGCCTGAAAGGATGCAATGAAATGGATCTGACCCAGTTTCAGGATGGCCATACCTTTAAGGAAATCATGCGTCAGCCGGAGATCTGGCGGGAAGCGATGGCCGATATGTCCAGGCGCAGGCATGAGATGAGGGGATGGCTTGACGAGCATCAACAGCGCGTCTGGATTTTTACCGGGTGCGGGACCTCCTATTATCTGTCACAAACGGGAGCGGCCCTCTTTGAGCTAGTGACCGGCTTGCGGACGCGCGCCGTGCCTGCTTCCGAGATTCTCATCTATCCCCAGCTGGTATTCAACCGCCATGAGCAGCCTTTGCTCGTGGCCATTTCGCGCTCGGGCACCACCACCGAAACCCTCCGCGCCGTAAAAAAGGCGCGATCCAAGTATGGGGTGCCGGTGCTCTCGGTCTCTTGTGACGCCGCCTCGCCCCTGATGCGGGAGGGCGATCTTCGTCTGACCTTTCCCTTTCCAGCCGAACGCAGCGTCGTGATGACGGGATCGTTCACCACGATGCTGCTGGGCATCCTCTATCTCGGCCTGCAGGCGGCCGGCCAGGAGCAGCGGCTCGCCCTGTTGGAACTGATTCCCGAAGCCTGCGCCGCTCTGATCGCCGACAGCCAATCCAGGATTGCTGCGGTGGCCGACAGACCCTCCTCCGATTTTGTCTTCCTGGCGCAGGGTCCTTATCTCGGGCTCGCCAACGAAGCCTCCCTGAAGATGAAAGAGATGTCGATTTCGCCATCGGTATGCTACCATGCGCTGGAATTTCGCCACGGCCCGATGTCGGTCGTCTCGGAGGAAACCCTGATTACGGTGCTGCTTTCGGATTCGGGCCGTGCGCTGGAGCTGCGGGTTGCCGCCGACATGAAAAAACTCGGCGCTGAGGTGGCGCTCCTGCACGCTGCGGCCGGATCGCTCGAAGCGCCTTTTGTCGACCACAACTTTGCGGTCCCCAGTCGATTTGGCGATCTATTCAATCCGTTCCTCTATATGCCGCTGCTGCAGCTCCTCGGTTATTTTCATGCCCGCTGCAAAGGCATCCATCCCGACCGGCCGCGGAATCTGACGGCTGTTGTCACCCTGGATGATGCCGGCGGGCTGGTGCTGGAAGAATCGGCGGGCGGCCACCGCTCATCTGGTCATGGATATTAGCGGGCGGCCGAGATGAAGAGACCCACAAAAATCCTGCTGCTCCGGTTATGGATCGGCCTGGCGGTGCTGATGGCTCTGGCTGCCAGCTTGGGTGCGCAACCGGTGCATCCTTTCACGACGCCGATCAGAAGCAGCGGCACACTTCCCTTTTACCTCGATGCCTGCCAGTTTGCTGCTGCGGACGGCCGGACCCGTCTCGAATTCCCTTATGCCATCCTTTTGCAGCCCGATGCATCAGGCGACAGTGCCATCCTTCAGATCGACCTCGAGGTGTCGCGTTCCTCCGGGATCCTGGCGGCGTGGCATGAACAGCGCCGCCTGAAAGCCTCTGCTGAAAGCCTCTTCACCTTCCTGGATCTGAAACGATGCGAACTCCGTGGCGATACGGTTGACGTGCGCATGACGGTCCGGGAGGCCGGCGGCGACCGGGAGGGACGGATCGAGACGAGGCTGCCTGTGCGTGATTTTGGGGAAGGCCTGTCGGTGAGCGACCTGCTCTTCGTCCGCTCCATCCTTCGGCCAGAGAAGAACAGCGATCCCACTTTCCTGCGCGGCGGTGTGCTCATGCTGCCCGATCCGCTGCACGCTTGCGGCGGCTCCGCCTCCCCGGCCAGGGCTTCTTTCTATTTCGAGATCAATCATCTGGATGCGGTTGCTGGTGCGGATTCGAACCACTACGCCTTGCACATCACCCTCTCTGATCTTTCGGGTCGAGCGCTGCGCACGGAAGAGAGAGCGGGATTACCCGTGGTACAGGCCAACACGGCGCGGGTGGAAAAGTTCGATCTCGCCGGCATTCCCGCCGGCACGTACCGGCTCGAGCTCACCGTGACGGAGCAGCGCTCGGGCGCCAGTGCGGCTGCCAGCCGCGGCTTTACGGTGCGCGGCCGTGCAGCCGGAGAGGTGGCCCAGCTGCCGATGACGCCTGAGGATCAGAAGCGCTACCTGGAACAGTTGAGTTTCATCGCCTCGCGGGCGGAGATTACACTCTTTAAAAAGCTGGACATCAAGGGCAAGCAGGAGTTTCTTCTCCGTTTCTGGCAGGAGAAAGATCCGACGCCGGAGACTCCGGAGAATGAATTCATGACCGGTTATTTCGCACGGCTTGCGGAGGCCCGGAGCCGTTTCAAGGGAGGGCTCCAGTCCGACATGGCACGCATCTATCTGCGCTATGGGGCTCCGGTGGAGATCGAGCGCAATGCCTCCAGCACGCGCTATAGCAAGCCGGTTGAGATCTGGACTTATGGTCTGAACGGCAGCACGCAATTCGTCTTTGTGGACCGCAATAACGATGGTCGCTGGGTACTGGTGCATTCCAATCATCCTGATGAATTTTCAAATGCTGGGTGGGAAAAGGATATTCAGTAGCCAAAGAATGGAGGTGATGACACTTCCTGATCGGTATCGTATCGAGTGAGGGGCGATCAGTGGTACCCCCGCGCCTGTGGGCGTGCGGGGCCCGTGTACCCTAACAAAGGAGTCATTGACATGAGAGGCCTCAAACAATCGGTTCCTTTCCTTATCATCCTTCTTCTGATCTTGATCGCTGCGAATGGCCTCGAGGCCGCAGCAACGGGCAAGATCAGCGGCCGGGTCATGGATCGGGCGACGAAAGAGCCGCTTCCTGGCGCGAATGTGATGATCAGGGAAACCCGTCTGGGAGCGGTTACGGATCCTGACGGTTACTATTTCATTATCAATGTTCCGCCCGGCACATACCGGCTTCAGGCTTCGCTGGTCGGGTATGCCACGGTGGTGCTGCAGGATCTGGTCGTCAATATCAATCAGACGACCAACGCGGATTTCACCTTGCCGCAGCAGGCTATCGCCGGGGAGACGGTGGTGGTGCAAGCCACGCGGCCGGCGATCCAGCGGGACATTTCCTCCAGTCAGGTGATCGTCTCGGAAGAGGCGATCCAGAGCCGGCCGTTGGAGAATCTCGAGCAGCTGTTGTCGACCGAGGCCGGCATCAATCTCACTGCCGGCACGGATGGCACGGGACTCATCGTCCGCGGCGGTGGCCTGGAGGAGACGGACATCGTTATTGATGGTTTGTCAACGCGCAA encodes:
- a CDS encoding BlaI/MecI/CopY family transcriptional regulator, translated to MARNQTTDPTQAELEILQILWQAGPSTVRAVNARLQEKRPVGYTTTLKLLQIMAQKKLVLRSVRGRSHLYRANLVREQVQERLVAKLINAAFSGSAMNLVMQAYGRHKPTAMEIGQLRQWLDEMERGEK
- a CDS encoding M56 family metallopeptidase, whose amino-acid sequence is MNLLQTLMETLFFYHPALWWISARMRAEREFCCDDFAIEQCGCPIHLARALLELQNLGVRPAAPTPLPSAAGELKTRIERLYTMKENAMDLREKMVAMVVLIGLGLVLVPLQGISKAITLSDDHKKKTEKIEVRVEKSGDDEKVVTVTAADSCVDQLDKLILIDTGKGHRHIIQMKDGKAVSVTRDGKEITLDSLKNEMIVQELESWKGDDQPKVFTIETSGDSTHKQVNVRVKKGERNVALWTVQEDEGKTIHLESGTGDSLHRIIHLKVVDESDSTGEHTKAVKKRVTMIGRPETSGQHTTKHDRISEKIRKELLNDGIIKGGGAVEFKLTDKELVVNGIKQSDAAHKKYLKILSKRMGLEDDDRMEVKLNFKE
- a CDS encoding DeoR/GlpR family DNA-binding transcription regulator is translated as MLNEERRNAILEILSQHHRILVSELSTRFSTSPVTIRKDLEILERRGSLHRVHGGAIAANPSVLDLALTEKERLNTREKERIARAALQLIEEGDVIILDSGSTTMAIARQLKSRKGITIITNAVNIASELAGSENEVILIGGTVREKSFSLVGPLSENAMARLTADKLFLGVDGINFEYGFTTPNLLEANINRLMVRAATQVIVTADYSKFGRKSMGVIADLTEAHKIITDSRITETDLQRLRVLGIEVIVA
- a CDS encoding SIS domain-containing protein, with the translated sequence MDLTQFQDGHTFKEIMRQPEIWREAMADMSRRRHEMRGWLDEHQQRVWIFTGCGTSYYLSQTGAALFELVTGLRTRAVPASEILIYPQLVFNRHEQPLLVAISRSGTTTETLRAVKKARSKYGVPVLSVSCDAASPLMREGDLRLTFPFPAERSVVMTGSFTTMLLGILYLGLQAAGQEQRLALLELIPEACAALIADSQSRIAAVADRPSSDFVFLAQGPYLGLANEASLKMKEMSISPSVCYHALEFRHGPMSVVSEETLITVLLSDSGRALELRVAADMKKLGAEVALLHAAAGSLEAPFVDHNFAVPSRFGDLFNPFLYMPLLQLLGYFHARCKGIHPDRPRNLTAVVTLDDAGGLVLEESAGGHRSSGHGY
- a CDS encoding GWxTD domain-containing protein, which translates into the protein MKRPTKILLLRLWIGLAVLMALAASLGAQPVHPFTTPIRSSGTLPFYLDACQFAAADGRTRLEFPYAILLQPDASGDSAILQIDLEVSRSSGILAAWHEQRRLKASAESLFTFLDLKRCELRGDTVDVRMTVREAGGDREGRIETRLPVRDFGEGLSVSDLLFVRSILRPEKNSDPTFLRGGVLMLPDPLHACGGSASPARASFYFEINHLDAVAGADSNHYALHITLSDLSGRALRTEERAGLPVVQANTARVEKFDLAGIPAGTYRLELTVTEQRSGASAAASRGFTVRGRAAGEVAQLPMTPEDQKRYLEQLSFIASRAEITLFKKLDIKGKQEFLLRFWQEKDPTPETPENEFMTGYFARLAEARSRFKGGLQSDMARIYLRYGAPVEIERNASSTRYSKPVEIWTYGLNGSTQFVFVDRNNDGRWVLVHSNHPDEFSNAGWEKDIQ